Proteins encoded within one genomic window of Hemitrygon akajei chromosome 13, sHemAka1.3, whole genome shotgun sequence:
- the slc38a9 gene encoding neutral amino acid transporter 9 yields MADDLEPLLSSDLEHEDKPELNSRRPFYVPRNNLYGNTPPEEQITAKASAMNSRIQYYSKLTATHKTLVPPHHVIPAEGEIYVYSPLGSALQFESSVDGFGKNPSIVTIFSIWNTMMGTSILSLPWALKEAGFTFGIILIIAMNILMLYSCYRVVKSRQTVPIDTSSWEFPDVCKYYFGSFGQWSSLLFSLISLFGAMIVYWVLMSNFLYNTGIFIFNYVHNVSEVNPVLSTNGTPKVVCPDPPGAHVKNSTDMSFIISNNTALHEFQKWWSKTNTVPFYLIFLLFPLLSFKSASFFARFNNLGTISVVYLIILVTLKAAQQGFHLEFHWFESANNFVAEFRLSFPHLTGVLALAFFIHNCAITLLKNNRYQENNIRDLSIAYLLVGLTYLYVAVMTFAAFPSPELSKDCIEPNFLDNLPSNDITAFISRVFLLFQMTTVYPLLGYLTRVQLLGQLFGKAYPSFVHVFVLNVVVLCSGVLVARFYPNIGSIIRYSGATCGLAFVFVYPSLVHMISLHRKGQLSWLSMIFHSFLIVLGVANLIAQFLI; encoded by the exons ATGGCAGATGATCTTGAGCCTTTGTTGTCATCTGATCTAGAACATGAAGACAAACCAGAATTAAATTCAAGAAG ACCTTTCTATGTACCACGTAACAACCTATATGGCAACACACCACCTGAAGAACAGATTACAGCAAAAGCTTCAGCAATGAACAGCCGTATTCAGTATTACAGCAAGTTGACTGCTACACACAAAACATTG GTGCCACCTCATCATGTAATTCCAGCTGAAGGGGAAATTTATGTTTACAGTCCTTTAGGAAGTGCTCTGCAATTTGAAAGTAGCGTAGATGGCTTTGGAAAGAATCCCAGCATAGTCACTAT ATTTTCTATTTGGAATACCATGATGGGCACATCCATATTGAGCCTTCCATGGGCATTGAAAGAG GCAGGATTCACTTTTGGAATTATTTTGATCATTGCAATGAACATTCTGATGCTATACAGTTGTTATCGAGTAGTGAAATCCCGACAGACAG TTCCTATCGATACATCAAGCTGGGAATTTCCTGATGTCTGTAAATATTATTTTGGTTCATTTGGCCAGTGGTCCAGTCTTCTTTTCTCTCTAATTTCCCTGTTTGGAGCCATGATTGTTTACTGGGTCCTTATGTCCAATTTCCTGTACAACACAGGAATATTTATTTTCA ATTATGTTCATAATGTGTCAGAAGTAAATCCTGTTTTGAGTACAAATGGAACTCCTAAAG TTGTTTGTCCGGACCCACCTGGAGCTCATGTAAAGAATTCCACTGACATGTCTTTCATCATAAGTAATAACACAGCCTTACATGAATTTCAGAAGTGGTGGAGCAAAACAAATACAGTCCCCTTCTACCTAattttccttttatttcctctCCTTTCTTTCAAATCTGCCTCATTCTTTGCAAGGTTCAATAATCTGG gtACAATTTCAGTTGTGTATTTAATTATTTTGGTAACACTGAAGGCAGCACAACAGGGATTTCACTTAGAATTCCATTGGTTTGAATCTGCAAACAATTTTGTAGCAG AATTTCGATTATCTTTTCCACATTTGACTGGAGTTCTTGCACTTGCTTTCTTCATTCATAACTGTGCCATCACCCTTTTAAAGAACAACAGATACCAAGAAAATAAT ATTCGAGATCTTTCCATTGCCTATCTGCTTGTGGGATTGACCTACTTGTATGTTGCAGTTATGACATTTGCTGCATTTCCCTCACCAGAATTATCCAAAGACTGTATTGAGCCG AACTTCTTGGACAATCTGCCAAGCAATGATATCACAGCCTTCATTTCCCGAGTTTTCCTGCTGTTTCAGATGACCACTGTTTATCCATTGTTGGGCTATCTGACAAGAGTACAGTTACTGGGACAGTTGTTTGGTAAAGCGTATCCCAG CTTTGTTCACGTGTTTGTTCTAAATGTCGTGGTTCTTTGTAGTGGAGTCTTGGTGGCAAGGTTTTATCCCAATATAGGCAGCATTATCAG GTATTCAGGAGCAACGTGCGGCCTTGCCTTTGTATTTGTTTATCCATCTCTTGTTCATATGATATCACTACATCGCAAAGGACAGCTGAGTTGGCTATCGATGATTTTCCACAGTTTCCTGATAGTACTTGGTGTGGCTAATCTGATTGCACAGTTCTTGATATAA